The following nucleotide sequence is from Apium graveolens cultivar Ventura chromosome 4, ASM990537v1, whole genome shotgun sequence.
TGCGGCTCTATATAACAATTTGTTGTTACAATAAAATTTTAATACTACAAACATGATGaattcatttaaaaatatataattgttGTCATGCATCgttgaaattataaaataaaagaGAAAGAGTTTAAACAAGGTTAGGTACATTGGATGTAAACAATATAAATTTTCTAtgtttacaaaaaaaattataattatcttGATTATTTTATTCTAAGTGCTATAAATCCGGCTTCTATGAAATGTTAATTCGATGAAATGTAAGGCACCGTTTTGTTCAAAATAATGTGTTATATTCGAAATAATGAAATATaatgttttatattttatttaagtGTTATAAACCCAGCTTTTATGAAATGTTGATTTGTTATATTTTAAATTAGATAAAAAAAATCAGCAGCTGGCACAAAAAATAGTTATCAACATTATAATGATCACCacaaattatataattatttaaatattaaattattaaatactTAGCAAAATTTGTTACCTAACTACCAAAATAAACTAAATAATCTCTAGCTACAAAATAGCCAAATAAACAAAAAGATTTCATTTAACGTGTAACCACTAACAACTAAATTTCATGAAACATGTATTTATAAAATTCCAAACAAACCAGGATTTAGTTCCACAACTGCTCATTAATGTGCTAGGTTACGACAGTTACGTAAAAGAACAGCAAAAACTTAATTAGAAATATAGTGTCAAATTCAAAAACTAATATTACAAAATAATTATGATAATTATGTAAAGGGCAATTCTTTCAAGTACAAATCTCCGATGGATTAATTAACAGATTATGTAATTACCCATACAACAAGCTTGGGCTGGGAACATAGGGGTCTAATAAAACAATAAATCTTCGACATTTATAAAAATTTCACAGTACGATTCGAACTACGTACCATCTTCTTGCACCTGTAGTCTCCAACATTAACATCTAATATCATTTTTGGGAATACCAGCTTACAAGGGTAAAAACATAGTATTTAAATTATGGCTCCAAGATTAGCAAGTACCTGATGGACTAGACATTGGATAATTTAGTTATGAGACTTAATTATCCGACGCAGAAGAAGGATCCTCTCCATGAATTCTAGCAGGAACTCGAAAACCTGATATCTTGTCTGATCCAAACTGAGAGCTTGATGACATTGAGATGTGATGATTTGCTTGTGTGTTGTTATGGTCAGACACAGGGAATGGCAGGTCATTCCAAGCCCGAACATAAGGCGAAAAACTACTGGACTGAAGGGGTTCCCTTTGAGTAAATGCTGATGAGTTGAGAGATATCATTTGTGGTTGTGGCATTGCGTGTGGATAGAAAGAATATCCTTCTGGTGGCTTCATTTCCCCTTCCCAGCCTACCATTCTTTGGAAATTTGCCTCCGAAGAACCCGGAAAAAGACTAGAATGATGATCATGAGCAGGAGTGGGATGGACTGAACTATTCAGGTCCTGTAAAGATTGAAGAGACAAACATAGATCCTGAGGATTATTTTGTACTGAACCACTTGGGTAGTTCTGATAATTCATACCTGAACTTGTCGGGAAAAAAGATTTCATAGTTTCGTTAATTGGATCATGGCCTAATTGCTGGTGAAACAAGTAAGGTTCTGATTGTTGATGTTGCTGCAGTGAAAGCTCATTAGGGTTCTGACTCGGGTTTAGTACGGTGGTAGTGTCCATTGGGTTCCACGGAGGCAACTCTTCGAGCTTGTCAATAGCATTTTTGGCCTTGTTCATGAGCCAATCTACTGCTTTGCTGGGACGGTCATATCCTAACCTGTCTTGAACATCATAAAATTGAATGGCTGTATGAGCCGCGAGCCGGACTCTTCTGTCTCTAGCACCTTTGGCCGTGTACACCTTGCTATGCCTGTCTTTCCGGCCTGTGGACCGTAGAATATGGCCTCCTTCAACTTGTACTATTTCTCCTCCGGTACTCTTCATGCCCACTATTTTTGCTGCTTTTGCATATTATGTTTTGGCTTCTGTACTTTGCTTGCAGATCTAAATAGGTAACTTGTTTCCGTTTTTCTAAATGTATCAGCTTACACACTTCACACTTGTCCGTGTTGATCCAATCTAGTTGAGGATGAGCTGCTGTCACCTGGTCACTATATGTTACTCTCAAATCTTGTTTTTCTTGATGTTTCTACTTTTTCTGCAACTAAATTTGTTGATAATCCCAATGTCTGACCCCTCCTGACAACTCTACCCCCTCACCCAAAATTCCCAGAAAcctatatattaaaattatttcccCTTTAGGTTCAGCTGAATATTTAAAATCAATAAAACATTTTGTTTTGAGAAAATTCACCTTATCAAGAAAAATGGCAGGACTAAAGTATTCACAATTCCCCCTCCCAAGAAACAAAAAGTAGAATGATCTGAAAAGGTCTTTTGGTAGAATGACTTGGGTTTTGAAATTGGGAAGCAGTGGAGAGAGATGGTTTAGAGGATTGATAAGTGTAAGATGTAAAATGTGAACTAAGATTAAATACAATCTTTATTAGTCTACTTTGCTGTTATGTTGTAAGCCAGAGCTGGTTGATGCTTCTGTTAGGGTGACAGATATTTGCTATATATAAAGAATTAACAaaaaactgaataataataattattaatacCAACTCCCATTGAAGTTTGATAGTGATATATAACAGTGTCTTTCTTTCTTTATGTTATGGGGTACATGTACTTTTGTAAGTTTCTTTAAAAACAAATCTACTTTCACTAAATAGAAAAGACAAGCATGCATACTTGTTTGCTGGGTGCCACTTGCACTATCCAACTATTGTATTCAATTTTAGAATTCCCCTCATTGGCAACTTGTACTACATATTGAGTTTCATCTCAACCAACAGCTGCATTAGGAGTTTAGGACACTCTCCAGCAATTTTATAAATGAGAGTAACCTATATCGAAATAAATATAGGCCCCTCCCCACCCCAGATCAAGTTTTTTTTTTGTGATGGCTAAGTTTCACATGGCAACATTTGAAGTAAAACGAACAAAGAAACGTGCTAAAAACATTTTTTCAATTCAATCGAATGACAACTTTCGTCAAGGCATCAAAGTCTTTCGAGCGGCAATATGCATTCTTGTGCCAAGCACTGATCTTCTTGCAGCAAGAAGCATGTAATCACCAAGATTTGTTTGAGTATTAAAAAAATTGATGCACAAAATAAAGATATTGAATTGTGGTAAATTTAACAAGGATTGGCAACTATTTTGGGGATGATTCGAGAACTATTGTATTAAGGCCTCGTTTGTTTCGTCAACTTTTATAATTACACGGGAACTTGAACTATCCCATAACCAAGTTACAGCTACAAGTTCCAAGATAATTAAAGTAAACGTGTTTGGTTTCTTGATATGTAACTAGAGGTTACGTAGTTAAGTTTGGTAAGTAATTAATGTTTTTATATTAAATAGCTTAGTTAAGTCTGGTAAGTAGTAATTAATGTTTTTATATTAAATAGCTATGTAACTTGTGGTGACCATGGTTGAACTTGGTAACTAACTTCCCCTATTTTGTGATAACTACAAAAAGCATGGAACTTGAAGTTCCCTTGTCCATTTTAAAATACAACAAACCAAACACTGTAACTCATTTTAAATCCAAGGAACTTTAAGTTTCGTACTCCAGATACATCGAAACAAACGAGGCCTAAGTGTTGCAATTGACACCACCAACCTAGTTTTATCAACATAATTTTAACAAGCACTGTTATAATATAATTAGTATGATAACCCCCGTACAAAACACGGGTCACATTTTATTTCATccattttttatatttttaaagatAGAATTATTTTATAG
It contains:
- the LOC141721052 gene encoding transcription factor TCP3-like isoform X1 is translated as MKSTGGEIVQVEGGHILRSTGRKDRHSKVYTAKGARDRRVRLAAHTAIQFYDVQDRLGYDRPSKAVDWLMNKAKNAIDKLEELPPWNPMDTTTVLNPSQNPNELSLQQHQQSEPYLFHQQLGHDPINETMKSFFPTSSGMNYQNYPSGSVQNNPQDLCLSLQSLQDLNSSVHPTPAHDHHSSLFPGSSEANFQRMVGWEGEMKPPEGYSFYPHAMPQPQMISLNSSAFTQREPLQSSSFSPYVRAWNDLPFPVSDHNNTQANHHISMSSSSQFGSDKISGFRVPARIHGEDPSSASDN
- the LOC141721052 gene encoding transcription factor TCP3-like isoform X2, which translates into the protein MKSTGGEIVQVEGGHILRSTGRKDRHSKVYTAKGARDRRVRLAAHTAIQFYDVQDRLGYDRPSKAVDWLMNKAKNAIDKLEELPPWNPMDTTTVLNPSQNPNELSLQQHQQSEPYLFHQQLGHDPINETMKSFFPTSSGPE